A window of the Desulfonatronovibrio magnus genome harbors these coding sequences:
- a CDS encoding type II secretion system F family protein produces MNFNYTAIDHIGTKVTGTVEAASPDEAMERVAARGLIPTNVKSAQKNKGDTLTDRINLALAKVKVPELIIFTKQFRTLFRAGLSMRNLWTVMQEQTDNLKLKNAAKQIGKDIDSGFSLSDAFKKHPKIFSNLYSSMIQAGENSGRLPEVLDRLVYLLQHEHKVKSDIKAALRYPIIVVFALTGAFFFLLGFVIPQFIQIFEGADIDLPLPTQIAVTLHAWIIVNWHISFAVFGAVLTALILYLKTDHGQLQKDRFLLRLPILGPVFVKGAMARFSSIFAILQASGVSVINTLGILSGTIGNVAISLEFDKLQEKLREGKGISGPLRQARYFTPMVVNMVAIGEESGNLDEMLQEVSSHYDDEVAYVVSRMSETIGPVLMVALAGVVGFFALAIFMPMWDLVQMV; encoded by the coding sequence ATGAATTTTAATTATACAGCAATAGATCATATAGGCACCAAGGTTACAGGAACAGTAGAGGCCGCGTCTCCGGATGAAGCCATGGAAAGGGTTGCGGCGAGGGGGCTGATTCCCACCAATGTAAAAAGTGCGCAAAAAAATAAAGGTGATACTCTTACTGACAGAATCAATCTGGCTCTGGCCAAGGTAAAAGTTCCTGAACTGATTATTTTTACAAAGCAGTTTCGCACTCTGTTCAGAGCAGGGCTTTCCATGCGCAATTTGTGGACAGTCATGCAGGAGCAGACAGACAACTTAAAGTTGAAAAATGCGGCCAAACAAATAGGCAAGGACATTGATTCTGGTTTCAGTCTTTCAGATGCTTTTAAAAAACATCCCAAGATTTTTTCCAATCTTTACAGCAGTATGATCCAGGCCGGAGAAAACAGCGGTCGTCTGCCCGAGGTTCTGGATCGCCTGGTATATCTTTTACAGCATGAGCATAAGGTAAAGTCTGACATCAAGGCGGCCTTGAGATATCCCATTATTGTTGTGTTTGCCCTGACCGGTGCGTTTTTCTTTTTGCTGGGCTTTGTCATTCCGCAATTTATTCAAATTTTTGAGGGGGCTGACATTGATCTGCCATTGCCTACCCAGATCGCTGTAACTCTTCATGCATGGATTATTGTCAACTGGCATATTTCCTTTGCGGTTTTTGGTGCTGTTCTTACAGCTCTTATATTATATCTAAAAACCGATCATGGTCAGCTTCAAAAGGATAGATTTCTTTTAAGACTGCCTATTCTCGGGCCGGTTTTTGTGAAAGGGGCCATGGCCAGATTTTCAAGTATTTTTGCTATTTTGCAGGCCAGTGGAGTGTCTGTGATAAATACGCTGGGTATTCTTTCAGGCACCATTGGCAATGTGGCCATATCCTTAGAGTTTGACAAATTGCAGGAGAAGTTAAGAGAAGGTAAGGGAATTTCCGGTCCGTTACGCCAGGCCAGGTATTTTACGCCTATGGTTGTGAATATGGTAGCCATTGGTGAAGAGTCAGGTAATCTTGATGAGATGCTTCAGGAAGTTTCCAGCCATTATGATGACGAAGTGGCTTATGTGGTCAGCCGCATGTCTGAGACCATAGGGCCAGTACTCATGGTGGCTCTGGCCGGGGTGGTGGGCTTTTTTGCTTTGGCTATTTTTATGCCCATGTGGGATTTGGTGCAGATGGTTTAA